A window of Silurus meridionalis isolate SWU-2019-XX chromosome 4, ASM1480568v1, whole genome shotgun sequence contains these coding sequences:
- the upp1 gene encoding uridine phosphorylase 1, with the protein MPSDVSEERKRDQCERSICVNNPHLKSMKEDILYHLNLDTATHDFQKQFGDVKFVCVGGSPWRMKSFIEYIAKELGLEDLNGEYPNLCEGTDRYAMYKVGPVLSVSHGMGIPSISIMLHELIKLLFHAHCTDVTIVRIGTSGGIGLQPGTVVVTKEAVDATFLPRFEQVVLGKTVVRGTELDFELAEELLQCGKELAEFETVIGNTMCTMDFYEGQARLDGAFCSYTEEEKQNYLSEAYAAGVRNIEMESSVFAAMCKLSNIRAAVVCVTLLNRQKGDQLTSSHDVMVNYQQRPQILVGHYIKKKLNAFKST; encoded by the exons ATGCCTTCAGATGTGagtgaggagagaaagagagatcagTGTGAAAG ATCCATATGTGTTAACAATCCTCATTTGAAGTCGATGAAAGAGGACATACTGTACCATCTCAACTTGGATACAGCAACTCATGACTTCCAAAAACAGTTTGGGGATGTTAAA tttgtgtgtgtcgGGGGAAGTCCATGGAGGATGAAGTCTTTCATCGAGTACATTGCTAAAGAGCTGGGGCTTGAAGATCTAAATGGAGAGTACCCGAACCTCTGTGAGGGAACCGATCGCTATGCCATGTACAAAGTAGGACCTGTGCTATCTGTTAGT CATGGCATGGGCATTCCCTCAATCTCAATAATGTTGCACGAGCTTATCAAACTCCTCTTTCACGCTCACTGCACTGATGTCACTATCGTGCGCATTGGGACCTCTGGTGGAATAG GTCTGCAGCCAGGTACAGTTGTGGTCACTAAAGAAGCAGTGGATGCCACGTTCTTGCCCCGCTTTGAGCAGGTGGTCCTGGGTAAAACAGTGGTGAGGGGCACGGAGCTGGACTTTGAACTGGCAGAGGAGCTGCTACAATGTGGCAAAGAGCTGGCAGAGTTTGAGACCGTCATAGGGAACACCATGTGCACCATGGACTTCTATGAAG GTCAAGCTCGTTTGGACGGGGCTTTCTGTTCATACACcgaagaggaaaaacaaaactaCCTGTCTGAGGCGTACGCAGCAGGAGTCCGCAACATTGAGATGGAATCTTCCGTTTTTGCTGCCATGTGCAAACTCAGTAATATACGAG cggctgtggtgtgtgtgaccCTCTTGAACCGGCAGAAAGGGGACCAACTGACCAGTTCTCATGATGTAATGGTCAACTACCAGCAAAGACCACAGATCCTAGTTGGCCATTACATCAAAAAGAAGCTGAATGCCTTCAAGAGTACTTAA
- the stmn2a gene encoding stathmin-2a encodes MDKIAVAYKEKMKELSMFSLICSCFNSRPQKNLDAKKDYMEVKPINKRASGQAFELILKPPSPVSDVAHSIVTPPKKRNISLDDIQKKLEAAEDRRKSQEAQVLRALAEKRDHERDVLFKAMEENNNFSRMAEEKLIMKMEQNNENRRAYLAAMLERLHEKEQHAAVVRRNKELKEEITA; translated from the exons ATGGACAAAATCGCCGTCG catacaaagaaaagatgaaGGAGCTGTCCATGTTCTCCCTCATATGCTCCTGTTTTAACTCGAGGCCACAGAAAAACCTGGACGCCAAGAAAGACT ACATGGAGGTGAAGCCCATAAACAAACGGGCTTCGGGTCAGGCCTTTGAGTTGATCCTGAAGCCCCCTTCCCCTGTGTCAGATGTGGCACATAGTATTGTAACTCCTCCCAAAAAGAGGAACATCTCTCTGGATGACATTCAGAAGAAACTGGAAGCTGCAGAAGACCGCAGGAAA TCTCAAGAAGCACAGGTTCTGAGAGCTCTGGCTGAGAAACGGGATCATGAGCGTGACGTGCTGTTCAAAGCCATGGAGGAGAACAACAACTTTAGCAGAATGGCAGAGGAAAAGCTCATTATGAAAATGGAGCAAAACAATGAGAACCGCAGGGCTTACCTGGCGGCCATGTTGGAACGCCTGCATGAGAAG GAGCAACACGCTGCTGTGGTCCGCAGAAACAAGGAGCTGAAAGAAGAGATTACAGCGTGA
- the mrps2 gene encoding 28S ribosomal protein S2, mitochondrial isoform X1, whose product MAAGILTKVIRGVTRSDRLGGAVISCNSRTFTTAAAPTPTFPIEDADVNDKIMNFPLTQTDFFSVSELFTIKDLFEARVHLGHKKGCRHRLMEPYLFGSRLDMDIIDLEQTASHLKQALNFTAHVAYRGGIVLFVSRRRQFAHLIESTAKQCSEYAHARYWQGGVLTNATGVRLPDLIIFLCTQNSVFQTHTGVRDAAKVNIPTVGIIDSDCDPSLITYPVPGNDDTPAAVELYCRLFRMAINRAKDKRKQMELIKGI is encoded by the exons ATGGCTGCTGGGATACTGACTAAAg TGATCCGTGGTGTGACTCGGAGTGATCGGCTTGGTGGAGCTGTGATTTCCTGCAACAGTCGCACATtcaccactgctgctgcaccCACACCTACTTTCCCCATCGAGGATGCTG aTGTTAATGATAAGATCATGAACTTTCCTTTGACCCAGACTGACTTCTTCAGCGTCTCCGAGCTCTTTACTATAAAGGACCTGTTTGAGGCCCGAGTCCACCTTGGCCACAAGAAAGGCTGCAGGCACAG aCTGATGGAGCCCTATCTATTTGGTAGCCGCCTGGACATGGACATCATTGACCTGGAGCAGACGGCATCCCACCTAAAGCAGGCTCTGAACTTCACAGCACACGTGGCTTACCGCGGAGGAATCGTGCTCTTCGTAAGCCGACGTCGCCAGTTCGCACACCTCATTGAATCCACGGCGAAACAATGCAGCGAATACGCACACGCCCGCTACTGGCAGGGTGGTGTGCTCACCAATGCCACTGGAGTGCGCCTACCTgacctcatcatcttcctctgtACACAAAACAGTGTCTTCCAGACTCATACGGGCGTACGCGATGCCGCCAAGGTCAACATTCCTACAGTGGGCATCATCGACTCGGACTGTGATCCAAGCCTCATCACGTATCCAGTGCCGGGCAACGATGACACTCCAGCTGCGGTGGAGCTGTACTGCCGGCTGTTCAGGATGGCCATCAACAGGGCAAAGGACAAGAGGAAGCAAATGGAGCTGATTAAGGGTATATGA
- the mrps2 gene encoding 28S ribosomal protein S2, mitochondrial isoform X2, whose amino-acid sequence MIRGVTRSDRLGGAVISCNSRTFTTAAAPTPTFPIEDADVNDKIMNFPLTQTDFFSVSELFTIKDLFEARVHLGHKKGCRHRLMEPYLFGSRLDMDIIDLEQTASHLKQALNFTAHVAYRGGIVLFVSRRRQFAHLIESTAKQCSEYAHARYWQGGVLTNATGVRLPDLIIFLCTQNSVFQTHTGVRDAAKVNIPTVGIIDSDCDPSLITYPVPGNDDTPAAVELYCRLFRMAINRAKDKRKQMELIKGI is encoded by the exons A TGATCCGTGGTGTGACTCGGAGTGATCGGCTTGGTGGAGCTGTGATTTCCTGCAACAGTCGCACATtcaccactgctgctgcaccCACACCTACTTTCCCCATCGAGGATGCTG aTGTTAATGATAAGATCATGAACTTTCCTTTGACCCAGACTGACTTCTTCAGCGTCTCCGAGCTCTTTACTATAAAGGACCTGTTTGAGGCCCGAGTCCACCTTGGCCACAAGAAAGGCTGCAGGCACAG aCTGATGGAGCCCTATCTATTTGGTAGCCGCCTGGACATGGACATCATTGACCTGGAGCAGACGGCATCCCACCTAAAGCAGGCTCTGAACTTCACAGCACACGTGGCTTACCGCGGAGGAATCGTGCTCTTCGTAAGCCGACGTCGCCAGTTCGCACACCTCATTGAATCCACGGCGAAACAATGCAGCGAATACGCACACGCCCGCTACTGGCAGGGTGGTGTGCTCACCAATGCCACTGGAGTGCGCCTACCTgacctcatcatcttcctctgtACACAAAACAGTGTCTTCCAGACTCATACGGGCGTACGCGATGCCGCCAAGGTCAACATTCCTACAGTGGGCATCATCGACTCGGACTGTGATCCAAGCCTCATCACGTATCCAGTGCCGGGCAACGATGACACTCCAGCTGCGGTGGAGCTGTACTGCCGGCTGTTCAGGATGGCCATCAACAGGGCAAAGGACAAGAGGAAGCAAATGGAGCTGATTAAGGGTATATGA